Below is a genomic region from Meleagris gallopavo isolate NT-WF06-2002-E0010 breed Aviagen turkey brand Nicholas breeding stock chromosome 5, Turkey_5.1, whole genome shotgun sequence.
CTGCTATACCATCACATcggtatattcattaattgtacagaTGGTGACTGTGCAAGCAGTGCACTTCCAAGTATGTAATAAAAGCCACATAGTCCTAAACTGCTCAACAGCAACTCTAAGCACTGTGTTAATGTTCAGGTTGAAGGTTTCAGCTCCCTTCACTGCTTGCTGACAGGTGATATCAGTCCTCATAGATTTGATTTGTAACTGAACACATGCATTTACTTGCGTGCTCTGACAGTGTAATCCATTCTGGAAAGCCTAAGCATTGGTTTCTCCAATGACTTAGGAATGATTGTGTGAattacagaatcagagaatgtccagggttggaagggacctcaaggatcacgaagctccaaccccctgcctcccgcagggccaccaacctccacatttcatagcagcccgGGCTgcccatccaagctggccttgaacacctccagggatggatggggcatccacagcctctctgggcagctgttccagcacctcactgctctcacaGCAAGCAACTTGGCCCTGACATCCAGCCTCAATCgtccctccctcaacttcaaaccatttccccttgtcctgctgtaatcaaccctttcaaagagctgactcccctcctgtctgtaggctccctttaggtactgaaggctgcaatgaggtcaccctgcagccttctccaggctgaacaagcccagctccctcagtcccGGTAGGTGAGGTGCTCCTGCCCTCTGAAGGTGCCTGGTAATCTTGTTTCAGTTGAGATAGAACCAGAGCACTGGTTTCCCTGCAGTGCACTTTgctcttctgaaatacagataGGTCTGTTAAAGTAtagatgttttttaatttacctGGGGGGCTGGGAAGGGAGGGCTTGCTGCCCTTAAAAGAGTGGATGTTTTCTTACTTGTGATGTTAGATGTAAGCAATCCAAAACAGTCCAGCTCGAAACCCTGATCATGTCTCATCTATCAGTTCTGCGGAGCTcctatatttttccttttgtttgttttagatgGCTGCCTGATGACTGTATCTGCTGATCTCAAGTGAATATTTACTGATTGAGGAAATCAGTCCTTTAGTTTTTCAATTAAAAGTCTGAAGGTTTTCTTACACACATGTGGATTAGGTGacctgttttaaaaacaaaactaatgtAGGATTACTTAGGATTATGCATCATGTCTGTAGTTATTTTTCACTGGCTTATTTTGGCCTTTCTGAGATACTGCCTTAAATCTGCAGAGGTTGCCTTGACTTGCAGGAAGCCCATGAGTGTTTGAGTGTGGTGTCAGCTGAGTGTGACACATGGAAGGGTTTGCCACAGTACAGCTGAACTGCTTCTGTGGAACTGCTGAAGAGGCTGCAATGCTCCTTTCTATGCTTGGTTTAAAAGTGACTACAGAACAGGACCCTGTGTTTCAAGAAACACTTCAGTTGTTATTGtagggtgggtttttttgctttgttgtagCCAGCATTAGCTGCAACCTGAAAACAAGGGGCTCCAAGGAAAACTGAATGGAAAATAGTAATGATCTTCATACATAAATTCCTACAAAAGAAATTCtgactcttttttcctttttacgCATGACGGTTCTGCAACATTTTTGttaacttttctgttttataattaaaaaatactaatttaagaccatattttaaaggaaataccTTGAAATCTGTTGGTAGGACTGACAGAACGATTGGTAATGCTGACAAGTATTCCTAAATACTGTAACTTGGTGAAGTTGAATCATAATAGAGAACATAAGCAACTGTTGTCTAGCAGTACATCTGtaataattaacaaaaataaattgggACAAGGGAAGAAGAGGATCCACTTCTGTCAGTGATATGAAGTTCATATTTGTAGCTAACTTGGGCTCACAGCATTTGCTATCCCCAACTTACTCTTGTTTTAGTATCACCTAGTGATTAGTGAGTAACAACGCTTAGCTGGCAGCTTACCTTCCTGCAGTGTCACTGTaatacttctgtttattttttcactgaggAATTAATAGTAAATGTTGTTAGTACCTTCGATTTTTATCTTGGAATGGCTGCTCAACAGAAATAGTATTTGCTGCAGTGATACCTGTTAATTTTACAGGAAGTTGCACCTCTGTAGTGTTACATGTGCCTAGCtgtcctctttcctttttttaagtGTGCAGTGAATCCTTTGGTAGAGAAGAGTATCAGTTCTCTCTGTCCTGTGTATCACCTTTCTAATTGTCACAGCTATATACTGATATAGATCCAGCATTTCAAtattaagaatttaaaatgatttcttttaaattaatcttAAAACTGACCTTTTTTTTAGAGTGTTCTGTAGAGTAATCAGTCACCCTCTCACACACAATTCAGAATGGTGTATTGCAACTGTAAATACGGAGTAAACTTGTAAAATTTCTTGAGAAGGGTTTTATAATAATACAACAAATGCAGTCAGTGCTTCTTATCAGTAATTCTTGGGACAAACAAATTATGTGATTTGGGACTGCTAACATGGGCCTGAAAATGAATTGGGTTCAGAAAGTAAATAGCTTTTTTGGAGTACAGATGAAAACATCATTTCCCATTTTATGCAAAATTCATGCAACTTATGCTTGTAACAACCATGCATGTAAAGCTTATGTGAATGGGATCATCCTAGACAATCCGTTTACATTTAACTATCAAATCTAGTAGAAGTACTCTATCTTACTGAAATGACCTGCTTTTACAGCATAAAGCCTGATATCTGGAATGTTACTTTGTGTGATTGTTGTTATTAGCTTCATgtttgtatggggctgctgaatcacagcctgaacctctgattgatcacctgaggtgagcaatgagtcagccaggggagcacaggtgaaggcaattcacctgtgctgcaggaaggggtggagcctggctgcacctctcctagagccatttaagagctgactgccagtggggaaggatctctctggagatccgtTCCGCTGGAGTCCATCTTGTGAGCCAAACTCCTggagatatatatgtatatatacatacaatctgtatatccattgattataccATGTTGTAGCTGGGATTGTATTTGAGAAACTCTACCTGTGATCTCTTATGTcttctctttaatttttctaGGCTGCTGAATATGTCCcagaaaaagtgaagaaagctgaaaagaaactaGAAGAGAATCCATATGACCTTGACGCTTGGAGCATTCTCATTCGAGAGGCACAGGTTTAGTGACATAGGATTACATTTCCTTATCTATGGTCCACTCACACTATTTGGTTCTGGAGTAAAATCAGCATATTATTTACATAAGTCATAATACTGTAAATGCTGTTTTGATTTTCAATTTTTAGAATCAACCTATAGACAAAGCACGGAAGACCTATGAACGCCTTGTTGCCCAGTTCCCCAGTTCTGGCAGATTCTGGAAACTGTACATTGAAGCAGAGGTTAATATTTTAACATTCTTTCTTATATAACATTTAATAGGAATTTAAGTTTACACTCTCATTCATAAATAAGATAGGCACATGAAATCTAGGGGAAGGTGGGATTTTAAGTATaccttgcatttattttgtaaaataggTACAAAGGAGTAATTAAAGTGAATTCTAAAGTATTTGGGTCTTTTATGAGTTGATGATTGTTGCATTATGGAATTGCAACAACATTAAAACAGTTTCAATGGTATTGGAGTGCTTTAGCCTTTTCTTTACTTGTCGTGTCAATTTATTGCCTCCCGTGTCATTTATTTAGaggacattttttttattcatacGTACAAACTTATTTGAATGACTTTCTGTGGATGCTTGgatcttttaatatattttcttccataGAGAACTGAGTATTTCTATGAGTAATGTATTCAGGGAGGGTGTGGGATGGGTGCTCAATTCTGTAATGGATGGGAAAATGTATTAGCACAACTCATTAGTTTTTAGAGATACCAACAAAGTTGGGGTTATTTACTTAGgtaaagcagcagcatttgtgtTGCCCCTGAGTGCACTGAGCACGTAAACAGGGGGATGTGCTGCAAAATCCACTCTCAACgtagctatttttttttgtttcctgtaactgatgtatatatttcatttttctttaccaATACACATACTTTTTATGGGCATCTTTTAGCTGCATGTTTCTCTGGAGTCAAATCTTCTACCTGCTACACAACAGTGGTGGGGTCCTTGgtttcataaattaaaaactgAGATAGTTACTTCCTTGGTTCTATTTCACTTGAAAATTGGGAATCAGCAATGAGTGGCAAAACTGCATGGTATAGGTGTCCCAGCTTATTTGACATTAAATTACATATCCAAGAGTATCCTGGCAGTAAGTTTTTGaagcttctgaaataaaattgggATCACGGGGACGTAACAGAAAATGGTATGTTGCAGTTTATAGCAAGATGTAGTAGTGCAACCTAAAATGATCAATATGCCTAATGAAATACCCTTGAACTTGCAGTGTTTTGTTGCTAGTCGTCTGTGGTTAGTGGAGTGTTGGTGACTGGACGTATCTGGGAGACTGTGAATGCACTAACACATTTAGATgtgaatttttccttttgggaCCCTACATCCAAATCTGTTAGCCTTGTACCCCACATAATTTGCTACAGAATCTAGTCTTTAGAATATTAACTTAGTTTGGGGAGTACATGGAACTCCGATTTCTGAGAGATTTAGGACTTATTTGACACGGGTATCTTTCCTGTAACTCAGATTTGAGAGGTGAATAAGACCACCTCAGAAAGTCTGTGCTACATTGTAAATCTTTCATCAGAAAGTACCGTTATCAATATGAGGTTTCTTGTCTGAGGCTTCTTGTCTTGAACGATTATCAGAGACCAAATGGCAGACATTACCTTCCTTAATCATTCTAACTAATTTATAATTAGTACTGTATACAGATACAAATGGTGACAAGGCTTAAGCAGTCTAGGATATAATTCTTAAGTGCTTCTTAATGGAACGGAGATAAGCTTCTATCCAGCTCATATGTTAGCCACGTAAAACAAGGTAAACTTGAGGAAGAGGCAGTTAGCATTAAGATCACTGTCTTGCGCTTCTGTGCGTGTTTATCTGTCTACAACTACACttgaaatgtaagaaaaatagaatatattattctattacagaaaaaaaagataaatgtgaCTTGTGGAGTTTTGGTAAAGGTTGCACTTGGGAAGGGATCTATCTGAAAGATATGGAAGAAGTTACTCTTTACAAACTTAACTAATGAGGAGACTTTTAAACTCCAGTTAAAACTTAAAATTTTTAACTGTAGTGGTTCCAGTAACTTCTCTCCAAACTCACAAGGTTACTGATATAACTGATAAGCAACATGTTTATAGCTACCTTTTTCAATATATCCAACCATTTATAGCTTTAAGATTAAATAACTTCCTATTTCCAAATTCTTCTCTGACAAAAATCACAATTGTGTACTATTTTCAGCGTTAAAGTTGTTTGTGTCCAGTATCGTTGAAGTAAATgcaaaatgatattttctcAAATGTTCTTTGAACAGTGTGAATATAAATCAAATTTTATAAGTTTGCTGGAGAAATTATCTGGATGCTTCTTTAattgcagcttttaaaatgttcaggGAGTGTATTTCCCCGAAGCTGTATTTCCTTGGAAATCTTAGTGTTCTGCTGTCAACTTTCTTTTGAATATGTCTCTTCCTAGCCTTGAGCTGGGATAATAAACTTGTGGTAGAGCTTTGTTTACCATTACTTTTgattagcttttatttttgtgggtATTTAAATCTGGATATTGCTAAATCTTCAGTTATCTGTGAGCTGCATCTTTCCTGATGTCAAAAGAAGCGTATCGCTTTCCTCTTTAACATAATAACTTATTTCCTCTTTGCGtcacagagaaaaggagagaggaaagtgGGAGCTGTTTCCTGGCATGTTGTCTTTAACTGGAGAGTTTTGTCCACTGAACTACTTATGCCTGAGATAAATATCCCTACATAGTGATGTTCTATTACTGGGAGATGAGCTAGGGTGAAGGTTATGGCTGTGGCCTGGTGAAAAAAGTTTTAGCCTTTAGCGTATGTTCTTTATAACATTTATAGAAATCTCCTTATTTCCCTTTGCCTATCTTGAGGAATGCTTTAGTTGCTTCCAATCTTTGGGTAGAAATCATTGTTTGTGAGCTGCATGAACAAAACCCTGTCTTGCATATGCTAGTTTATTATGTAGTACAAAACTTTTAAGTGCAGACTTCAGTGCTGTGGTTACTTCTTTTTATGACAGTGATgctcactgctttctttctccataTGGCTTGGTTTCTTAGTGAAATAGGTTGTAAAGTAGTACTCAGCACTTAGCATACCATCTAACTTAGTGCCATTGATGTACAGACCTTGCTGAAGCAACTCAATACCTTGTGCTCCATTTTTTATGCCAAGCACTGACTTAAATACTCTGTTCTCTCCTATGACTGTTTGGTGGTCAGTCAAACTTGGAGATGAACTGGGGAGCCGTGCTTTGATGGTTCGCTGATAGGAGTTATATGAAGGTTGGAATTGgtcaaaaagaaattttgattCTGATTATTATCACTTATGTCCTGCATCTGCTTATTTAAATATCAGAAATAGTCGAAATGGATAAAAAGtctgccagctcacagtgctgtgAGGTCATAGCATGTAATTCTTGTGAGAGTAGTTGGTTTTAGTGGATTAAACCAAGTAGTCTATTTTTATACACTTTGGCAAGTAAAAGTAGTTAGCTTGCTACTGTATTTAGCGTCTCCTAAAATGGAGGAATTAGAGCAGAAATGTTACTCTTGATATTGAGGCTTTTCTTCAGTTGTTCAGagcatgttttttctcttgataCCTTTTCCATAAAAACCTACTTCCAAAGAACTTGAATCAATTCATGTCTCAGTGCCTCTTTCACAGTTGTAAGAAGGGTCACGTAAGTCTCCCATATCTGCCATAACATTAAGTTCATAGATCACATGATCTGGATGCTAGCCTGCTCTGCTGATTTACTCTGACTTCCTGGGTAAGTTATTTAACTGGTTTTACCATGATTAAAACACTGACACCTACCTACCTCACAGGGTTGTTGTGAGGCTTATTTTAAACGATTAAAGTGCTTTTGGCATCCGGCTAAAAGGTGCTGcacaaatgtaaaaaataataataaattctgTTATAATAcaccctgtgattctgtaggCCCAACTGTCTATTActgtttcttctgtctctttgaCTGTTTGACCCATCTTTTAGATGCAGAAAGATTTGATAATGCCTTTCACTTTCACTTCATTGGTGGTGGAGGTATTTCAGTAGTTCCACAAcaagcatttgacactgttgCCTTTTTTACCACTAGTTTTCCTTGTGAAATCACAAATCTTTTCAAGGCACACTTAATAAACCACGTTCATATATTTGCAATGCTTTCCATGAATTTTTAGTTCTGTCAGGATATGTGCAAACTTTAATCTGCAATTGTCCTGAATGCTTCAGGCCAGTTGACACCACACCTTCTTACCTTTTCTGCTGTTGAACGTACCTTGTTATATCCCGGTCACTTGGAACTGTTGTGAGTAGATGTTGAAAGGTTGCTAtaattaaagatttaaaaaatcagaagcaCGAAACAGTTGTGACATACCCCCCCAAAACTAGAAACAATAAATACAACACTAGTAGCATGCATGTCAAGTGTTTGGCTGttgatatgtattttttttttgttctgcacttTTTTCAAATAAGCCTCCTGTGTTACTGCATGTTCTAAAGAAATGAAACTAGATATATTTGTTCAGATAACTTCTATCTGATAtgaacattttgaattttagaTGTCTCAGTAAGAAAACAAGATGCTGTACGATGTTTCAGATGGTGGGACCAAGGCTTAGGGttgatttgttttgcatttaatcAAATGCAATacatcagtatttttaattcatgtaATTCACACTGGTGTGGATACTAGTCAGAATGTATCATTTAACATACTTGTAtatgaaaaatttaaataaaaccttttagaaaaatgattgtttttgtttaaaatgtttgtgtttcttcaaagcattttcttcccccgttttgctttaatttgttTCCAAGTTCAGAACAAATGTTATTAATTATGCATATCAATATATTTCTCCTTGGGGTCAAATGGGAACTGACGTCTGTCAGGATGAAGTTGGAGTGATCAGAAGTCAAAGTAAAAAAGACTTCTTGGCTGAGATTGTTTAGTGGTACTTCAAATTGAAAAGGTTGTGTACATCCCTAGCCACTCTTTGTGAACTTCTTAATGGAAGATATCCGCATTATAAAACATGCTACCACTCCCCACCTCCACTATTTTACTACATTTCTTATAGTGAACTTGCAGTTTGATAAACTGTTGTACAGGTGCTCTGTACAAGCATCCATACGGCACGTTCTTGACTACTTCAGTCTGAGACTTTTTTACAACTGTATTAATGATCTTTTCTTATCCATCTGTGGACTTGTTCCATTCCTGTTAATAAATGTTGTTCTGTCTGTGTGATTATTGTAGACTTGCACTAGAAATTacatgcagctgcttttctaTCTTTACTATTCAATATGTAATCACAGACATGTATACCTTGCATAGTTGCCGTGCTCCTACAAGTTATGGAATATCAAAGTTACACACATAGTTGATGTTTGTAGTTTCAGATTATGTGTGGTACAGTAGTAGtgaattattatttaaatgtttgtacagtcataaaaataacattatggGGGTAGTAGAGTTAGGAGTTCGAATTTCTGAAGTGGGAGCGAAACCTGATGAAGAGATGAGTGAACCCTCTTGTGTATATAGTGTGCTGCTGTTCTCACATGAATAAACGTGGACTGCTTCCTGTTCTGTCATATTCATTCAAGGTGGGGTGACAGAAATATTCTTATCAGAAATACTAGTTATATAAAACACTTTCACAACACTTTAGAAATCTCACTTTCAAATGTATTGAAGACAgtgaaaactattttttgtgtgctttctttttttttgaggtcGTGCTTATCCTTCCACTCGTGTTTTTGTGCTGCGGGGGAAGTATGCGTGTCAGGTCAGGCACAaacttcagctgttttcttATGTCAACCTGAAAGAACCTATAGTAAATACAGAGCTTTCCTATGGATCCTGTGTTAGCTACAGACTGGTTATTTTCATCTTAATTGATGAAGGAGGTATAATTTGAAGTAGTCTACCATGAGTTTGCATTCCTTCTTACGTGTCTTCCAGCAGTCAGCTGGTTGAGTTACCTGTTGTTTTGTCTTGAGATTTTGAGAAGCCCAATGGCTGTGAGGACGCCTGTTAACCCTTATCTCATAATGCTGAGGTGTAAAATACTGATTGACTTTTGTTCCAGAATATCTTTGCAGACTGTGAAAGGGCTTTGAGTCACTGCTGCAGTGAAACGTAGTGGCTTCTGTTAACTGTCAACTTCTGTGAAGGCAAGTCATTAATTCCCACATTCCTGTATGCTGTTAGTATGTGttgcactgttgttttttttccttcttacaatattcttttttctccccgATAGTTTGTGTTATATGTCCGGTAATGGATTTGCAATTCTGCAACAAAGTGTTGCGTAGCCAATACTGCGAGCTTTGATGGTTGTCCTTCCTTACATAAaagaatgcaggaaaaaagtgTAGGAAGCCCTCTGACCCACATGCTAATATTAGTTTTCATGAGTTCCAGTGAGCACATGTTACTGCTCACAAAtttaagaaatgtgttttaGTAGATTCTTAACCAGAGGCTTTGTAGACAGGCAGCCAGACTGAAAACCTTCACAGGGGAGGAAAGCTAGAGTTGCTGGGGGATTGTGGTgattttatttgtgcttttacctttgctgtatttcagcaagACAGTTATGGAGCTTCTGGGTATATCTAATTTGTATAGGCTTTAACATTATGAATTAATTCAAGTGTTCCTCTGAATcagctgtttttaaaagtgCAGTTGTACGATGATGGGTCAGCCATCTTACCTTGTTAGGTTCCTATAATATGATGACTACATAAAACTTTCTAGTGGGGACAGTTTGCTCTCTTCATATCCCCTATCGTTTGCATTAGCttgtgaaatagaaaacaagaaataaccagaaaaccagaaagaaCCAGTACATGCTTTGAAATGTTAATCTGTGAGCACAAGAGAACAAACTTACTGAAAAACATGCTGACtgatgatttcatttttcaaatacttctgAAATCTTGCATTTGAACTAGAAAGACGATTTCTCTCTTTATGTAATGTAGTACTTTCTGGACCCAGACTGCAACAAACGTGCTGAAGTTAGCAGGAGGACTACCTTCACTGTGCTCAGCAAAGCTACATTTTGTATGTAAAGCTAAGTATGTTTTAAGTTTTTGTAGCATGACCTAACAGGAAGGACAACTCGGCTGCAGTTCAGTCTTTGCTCTCTTTTCCTGAAGAAGGGAGATGGCTTGTCAAAGAACAAACATTCATAAATCTTTTTCCCCTGTTctacatctttatttttccgatgtataaagaataaaatgcatAACAAATTGTTGGTGGCATTTTATAGTGTATGTAAGGCTTCCTATTAATTCTCATTTAATTTAAGAATTTAATTAAGCGTAGAAGGAAACCTATACTAGTGGACTGTTCTCTGTCCTCCCCCTGCCACTGAGGAACTGAGAGTGTGcatatttcaatttatttttcagaatgattTCAAATTGGATTTGAATTAGTAATTGACTGGTCCTAGTTTAACAGTGTTACCGTTCCTCTCAGATCAGCTTTCAGGCTAtatgaaaggaaggaaacaaatgcatttggcttctctcattttctgtatCCCTGTGGCTTCTATTGAGACTTTGGTCCCCAGTGTGtgcatacatttatttattaactaaATGATGGGtcagaagttatttaaaaaaaaaaaaagcaccctttttttcttgcactaAGAGCAGATGGAGGtaagtttctcttcttgtagTTTTCTTGATGTTCCTTAAACTCAATTTTCTCATCAGGAAGatgttttgtgattttatttctcatttgcaGAAATTCTAGAAATACGATCAGTCTgcagttgtttggttttttttaatttacaaatgagaaaaacaaaagtatcTCTAAATCAGCCTAGCTTGGTTATTTTTACTGATCTGAATCAAAGGAAGACTGCACTGCTGAATTGTTACCATAAACCCGTATGATGGATTGTTGTCAGTCTGTCATTTCTGCAAAAGCTTCACAGTTGAAACCCAAGTTTTATGAGGAGCAGCCAAGGTTGCTGAGAttgttcagtatggagaagaggaggctcaggggagaccttcaGCCCCTCTACGAATACCTGAAGGGAGACTGTAGTGACAGGGGGGTCAACCCCTTCTCCCAGGAGCAGCAGTAGGAAAAGAGgcaatggcctcaagttgcaccaggggagtttcaggttggatataaggacAGATTACCtctcagagtggtgaggtattggaacaggctgcccggggagaTGGTGGAATCCGTCCCTAGAAGTTTCCAAGAAAAGGGTGGGCACTGCACTAACGTGATCCTTGTGGTCATGGGTTGATGGTAGGACTAGAtaatctcagtggtcttttcaaccttaatgTTCTATGATTTCATTGCCAATACCGAGTGTTGCTGCTCCAACATATAGAATTCTTGACTGTATATTGAGGTGCACCAACTGCTTGAATTCAGCACGATGcctgtggtttgtttttctcacagGCTGGCAGAGTTGCTAAAAGCTGTCTAGAtcatgatttaatttttttttcaactagGCAAGTTTTCTGCTCAAATGTCAACTGACCCACAGACATCCCATGGTGCTGCTTCACATCTTACCGAGTCTCCagacttgttttttaaatgctgcatCACCACAATATATACACCAAAGATAAGTGCAGCTGCCATCTTCCTCTGACACTAAGGTTTGAGTGAGAGGAAATTCACCTTCTCTTTAGAATCGTGCCTGGTTTTGAGCTCTGTCTTCTCAATTTGGGTAGTTTACCTTCTGTTTCCGTCAAGCCCTGTATTTCACATAGCCAAATATTTTCTGCCAGTGATAAGGGTGATCGCTTAAGCTACGGTGTTAATTACATGTCACTTCTACAGATGATGGTAGTTTGGTGTTCCTGCAGTTCATTATGCTTAGGTGAGATCAGATGGCCACTCTTGCCATCTCAGCTTAAACCagccaaataaaacaaaggagaaCTACCATGGCTTTTATTTAAGCTGTGCATCTGTAAATTAGATGTGAGAAGCCAACTGACTTTCTATCtactattttttaattcagtgcttGAAACTGGGAGATGTTTTGCATTCTTTAATGCAAATCTGACCTGAAAGCATTTTGTATTCTTCTATCCAGTCTATGTCAATATAACAGTGTGCCTGTCTGCTCAATTTGAGGGGTAGAAATATCAAACTGACTGTTTCTGCTGTCTAAAACAGCAGCTTCGTGGAATATGTCTAGTTCTGTATGGACACCCCTTGGTGTCAGGGTGTAGAAGCAACCTAATTTTTCattgtgaaaaacaacaaaaaatagatGATTAATATCAAACTTTTCATTACTGATATGAAACTTGGGAGGGTTCCCTGGCCgcttgtatttctttcttctgtactGGTGTACATAAAAGTAGCACCTCCTTTGCTGATCAGTAAGCAGGCTTTTTGTTCTGGCCTAGGAGCCAAGAA
It encodes:
- the LOC109367609 gene encoding cleavage stimulation factor subunit 3-like isoform X1, producing MSGDGGTGEQAAEYVPEKVKKAEKKLEENPYDLDAWSILIREAQNQPIDKARKTYERLVAQFPSSGRFWKLYIEAEVNILTFFLI
- the LOC109367609 gene encoding cleavage stimulation factor subunit 3-like isoform X2; this translates as MSGDGGTGEQAAEYVPEKVKKAEKKLEENPYDLDAWSILIREAQV